The DNA sequence gactgtacgcaagccgaaaggaaggaggccggggactagtgagtgtgagagccactgtccaggatgaaacatccaagctccatgaatacatcaaggagaaggctccaacggatgacgtactcagagaatgtctcagacaatggggaacagaagatgaggcgctggaagagggaccatcatgggaggataagcccctacacgggatgtaccaccggaccataactgaaatggctgatctcaagaagtcctatcagtggctagagagggctggcctgaaggacagcacagaggcactcatcctggctgctcaggagcaggccttgagcaccagagccatcgaggcccaaatataccacaccagacaagacccaaggtgtaggttgtgcaaagaggcacctgagacgatccaacacataactgcagggtgtaagcttcctggcctctggtagaggacccgagctgaatgagggacggacaccacccgaggggtgagatgaggattttttttttatatatatatatatatatattagagttgTCAAACgactaaaatatttaatctaattaaaaatgcaaccgtcataattaactcaaatgaactaaaaaattaatcgtgattactcacacattttttatcgtttctaaatttccttttacattttttcccccatttcaatgctttcatcaacatggaatcatgaatcagttttctatgtgccaaatgcaaatatttactgaaataacaatttcgattttcaattttacatgaacatttttcacttggtgcagttattcacacataatctttcacacattactgtccatcaataacggtgaaaatattttgtcacacaacagctgctttaacagctttttttattaaatcaaaacagagcaatataacattataaagtgcacatctaaggtacactagtactcagcctatagtggatttaaaccatggttgcatacttaatttttctcaagtttgctttcaacacagcagtctgtttctgtatgtttgttgaagaataacgagacaccggacaccagtgttcattatgtgccactgtattcgaaactgccggtcttacaaacaagcacacgcacttcccccgtgctgcaggggcaaaccattctgaaagggggggtttTACTCCCCCTAAcatagtcaggctatgttgattgtattggtccttcttgcgcggaagtctgtctctacggttttgtgtagacctcatttcgaatgactacacttggttcgatgacaacactggagacattttactttcgctaggtcgctaccactgtagcgcactgtcactgtcagacgaacacagagaagctccacccgctgtatttatgtggacacggaacgctgtaaccttccacacaaaatagttccaaacaagtaacaatcgcgtcagtggcatacatcgtatacctgtatgaaacagagagagagagaagaacagataactttggtcttgtcagtggagcaatatggcaaccttttaaaagtaaactttccattcataaactctttaagtatccgttttcggtgtttcGCGCTGCCggggctggcaaaacagacatgggcgtggacttctgcagcgctcttgttgttttgtttctggtgtatttatagagcaacgtaacatccgcttgtgacgtgtgccgcgttaatctcgcgagaaaatttttaatcccgttaaaattcatttaaattaatgccaataaaaacgcgctaaactgacagctctaacatATAaccaatatataataatataaaggTAATACGTCCTGCTTGTCATTCCCCAAAAATATTAGGGCTTCTTAGGCTGTAATGTAGGGCAGTGTAAGACCTGGTGCAAATGTTACTAAGGCCATGTCTGCTATTGAGTGATGAATGGAAACATTACACCTAAAAACTAAACCGCGATACCCCGCAATTCGTGGGGCATATGCTCTGTGAAAAGCAAAAATCTGGGAATAACGAACGGTCACTGAAATGGATTGAGgcaatgttttttgttaatttttaaaaatatatatattttaaaaaatgtgggagCGAGTGATTTTGCCAATGGCCAACTGCAAGTATTTGGGGATCCAccccaaatccccccccccccccaaaaaaatacacatttatacaaacatacatttaaattaatgaaACGGCCACTCAAAGAGTGTTTCACCTGCGGTGTGCGGGCCACCAGTTGCCCATGCCTGGGCTAATatatttaatgaatgtttgTGACGTTGGCACTTGATAACCTGAAAACTAAGGAAGTATAACGGTCCCAAATTTGGGcttcaagaattttttttaaattcttgaaCATTGGTGCAACCTGATAATCTGACcttcaagaatttttttttatgaaggaaaaacaaacatttgttggTTGTCATAGTTTTAAATAATTAAGTTGAATTACATAACAAAGAATCCGCTCAGTTTATAACCTGAAAGTTTCCTTTATCTAAACAAGATTTGTTCATTGAAACAAAGCATATTCTGAAATTTGTATCAAAAATTTTACATTGTTGTACTGCTGAATGATAATGATTTCATTAGATTTGGATTGATGGGTAATACACTTTCATTTGTGCAGCGTAGAATGACAAGTACAAAATTTCAAACAAgttgcagaaataaaataattacagcaatttgcccacaaattaaaaaaaaaaatcacaaatcaaaGGACTGGTCCTATCACGATGCATCGTGGACCCGAAAAAGCAGgccagagggaggagcagggggtatttgatgaattgtattaaaacacagagaaaaataaatccaaaacaaagtcctgaaaacaaaaagaatccaaagtcgCAAACAAAgcccgacagtgccacctgttggccacatacagaatcatgacagtgcCCCTCCCTCAAAGGAAGGATCCCAAAACGTCCCATAGTCGTCCAAAGGCTTGCCTCGCcggggaacaggaacaaaaagcGACGGCAAGACTTGTTttgccagggaacaggaacaaaagcgacggcaacccttgcctcgccggggAAACGGGAACAAAAGTGAtggcaacccttgcctcgctAGGGAACAGGAACGTAAAGTGAAAGCAACAAAATCACAAGAAATCAAAGTAGCAAAAACCtaagactgaaaacaaaacatgacacccATGAGTGGTCGGGTGGGAGTCATTTTATACAACTcgttacataatgaccaacaggtgtgtagTTGCAGGGGGCGCCCTACAGTTCCACCTGTTGGCAATATTTAGGcatgaatgttttttcttctgaCAATTAAAACATGGTGCTGCCTTGATATTAATCTCtatcacacacgcgcacatacatacacacacacacacacacaaatacacactctctctcttgaCGAGTTTGGTCTTTGttcattgaatacattttttaaagtgtaaTTATATTAATAATTATATTTTAACGTGTCAAGAAATATTATGAGAAACTCTTAACAGCTAAAAGAATGCTCAAGAAATTTGGAGCTTctaaaaaacaagaacattaaatatttggcattgaatattttttccaGCATCTTTTTGGTGTCACTCACAGCACTTGTTTATCATTACATCCCAATTATTTTGCTCTCGTTTCAAAaagtaattgacatgtttaatAGAATGCAACCACTGTTCAGATATTAGAAAGCGAAAGTATAAGCAACAAAGCTATTTTTTCTCCAGATTCTGTGGAAGTAGATGAATATTTTAAGATTTTGCAATGTTCTCCCACTGATTACCAAAGAATGGAAACAGCGACAAAGGTAGTATCAATCTTCTTTGTCCACTGCTTAACTCAAAACATACTTCAAAAATCGCTGATGTTCTCTCAATaagcattttccattttttccattttccattaaaaaaatgggggaTGGTCCCATGCACGTATTttaaatttgaccaaaaaagATCTGTTGACAGGTGAGGATTGCGAATATGGTTTTGTAAAGTTAAAGGCTTTTGCACGGTGGGGCTCTGCGTGCAGTGTATGGTTGGTGCTGGGACCATTTTCGGCAAAATAAGCAATTAGCGTCTCAACAAGAAATTGATTTCCAAGAAAGTCGTGGTTTCAGTAAATGTGAGAATTCCATTCGACGGCAACAACGTTCAGATTGGCAGTGAGTCACTTCTTCCAAGTCACAGTCAAGGTGCCTCGTGGCGAGGCATGGAACTGGGCCCCATTAAACTGACAGTCAGCTCTCCTCCCATGCTCACCTGATGGACTTTCCCTcaaagtacagtacattgaCCGTctcttttcattgtattttaggACATCACCAGCCACAATGATCATTCTCAAGGTGTTCACTGTTGCCCTTTTGGTGTTAGGTAAGTCATCAAACCTTCAACGACGAAGTAAGAGTGAGTGAAAGGCATGTATGTAACAAAGATGCCAACTCTTTATCACAGGAACCAGCAGTTTTTCTGCTAAGGTTCGACAAGTGCGAAGTCATCCACCAGGACCACCTGGACCACCAGGAGGACCACCTGGTCCACCAGGCCCAGATGGACCGCCAGGACCACCTGGTGAAACAGGACCATTAGGACCACAAGGTCATCCAGGACCACATGGACCAAATGGTCCACCAGGGCCAGATGGTCCACCAGGGCCACCTGGATCAGATGGTAAACCAGGGCCAAAGGGTTCAAGTGGACCACCTGGACACGATGGTCCACCAGGACCACCTGGACAAAATGGGTCAAATGGTCCAACAGGACCACCTGGACCAGAAGGGCAGATTGGACCACATGGCCCAGAAGGCCCAGCCGGGCAAGCTGGACCACCAGGACCACCTAGTATGCCAGGACCACCTGGACCACCATATTATCCACCTTGGTCAGCTTATTATGGTCGACATTGGCCACCAGTACCTTGGCAACCTAAGCCATATCAGTATTACGGATACTTGCCACCAAACCAGCCTTACCAATACTTTCCACCAATGTATCCTGACCAATCCTTCCCACCACACCCTGAGCTACCTGGACCCCCTTGACCTCCTAGTATGCCAGAACCACTTGGACCACCAGGAACTCCTGAGTCAACACTAAATTTTCCATATTATCCACCTTGGTCGACTTATTATGGTCACCGTTGGCCACCAGTGCCTTGGCAACCTAACCCATTCCCATATCAGTCTTACCAATACTTGACACCATACCAGCATTACCGATACTTGCCACCATACTATTATTACAGATACTTGCAACCACACCATTTAAACCGATACTTGCAACCACACCAGGAATACCGCTACTTGACACCATACCATCCTTTCCGATACTTTCCACTGTCCCAGCCTGACCAATACTTGCCACCATATCCTGAGCTACCTGTCCGATCACATCGTGGTGAACCATTTGACCAATATCCATAATTTCACAACGAGGGCAATGGATGAAAATGACCGAACTTGAGCAGCACACCTTGCCAAGCTATACCATCACTCAGACATTTATTTCATATCATCAATTAGCCACCCGGCAAATACCAGCCAACATTGCAGTCACCTATTATTGTGGATTAAAAACCATCCATCTCAACCAAGTGTTACTCGAGATGAAAACAATCATCCTGACTTTTTAAACCAGGACCATCAACTCGGTCCGCGCCATGACCTGCCTCACCAACATGAGTGACTGCAGATATAAACAACGCAACTGGACCACCACCTTGTTCACCCAGCCTTTTACTGGTGATGAACACAACCCCCCTCTACCACCAATTGGACCAACATCTACTTCGCCACCTGGCTCCCTGGGCAAGTCATCCCAGAGCATTGAGAGTGAGCTGCGTTTGTCCCTCAAGAAAACTTGTCAGGATTCATTCAATCCTTATTGTAATGATCAGCTGCGGTCGTGTGTGTAATGAACAATTACTATCCTTTCCCCCTGAAGAAATCAAGAGGAGGAGCGCAGTCTTGACATTTGTGTACTGGCATGTTGGAGCATTGGTATTGTACTGTCTCGGCCAGATTTGGACAGTCCGGTAAACTCATCTTCTACACCACGACTCTGAAGACGTTACTCTTTGTCCACAGGTTTAATGATGGAGAAAAAGATGAAACTGTAACATACAATGAGGCAAAATTACCTTCAATTCACACCATGCACAGATGTTACAATAAAAAACTGAATTTGCAGCGTATATGAATTGCTTTTCGTTCACAACCAacagaataaaataacatgacctTGACTGCGAAATTAGCAAGACGTCATCGTGCTAACGCAATTAGCAAGCGGTAGCTCAAATCCTAACATATTTTTTGCACATCGCCGAGCAGCATTTCTAACATAAAGTGTCACAAAACTGTTCACCGATAACGAAACAAACTTGTACATACTCACGATGCTGCCAAAGGCGTGAGATGTCTGTGGATTGTGCctgatggtggatttctggaccaccgtccataaccggtccggcatgtcgcttctccctgcgctgcagggccgccaggttgtatgaggtgtcgtgatgcgctgcgccctccagggtgcgtcgtcgccactccacccgatccgatgccgcttcctccatgttggtcggatcgatggtgaacttcttgagagtgacctttatgctgtctttaaaacgcttcagctgcccgccgctgctcctctccccaATGACGCCACTTCCGGTTATGAACTTAGGTGTTTACAATGAAGTCAATAAAATTATGTTGCATAAAGAAACACTCTTAATTATGCTTAGGAATATAAACATTACTTTAGTGTAACTTAAAtgcaacattcaaactcagatcaACTGTAAATTGGGGACAGAACACTCCCCGCCTGGCATGATTACGTGTCACCCACTTGTCCATTGCGTACGCACTCACACGACTGGTCTCATGAACAATGTCTCTCCTCCATGCTTGATCACCTTCACCTCAAACTCTTCCGTCTTTGCTTCTAAAAGTCTTTGTTACTATTCCAAGTGGCCATTCATTTCTTTGTACTTGGCGATCCTGAAGGAGAAAGATGTTCTTCGTTGTTTTTGCGTGGAGACCGCCACTTACTTCGTGCTTGCAGGGTTGGGAGAAACTGTTTACGCCATCTGTCCCAGAAGGTGTTGGACAGATGCTGGACAGACAGAAGGGACTACCATATTTCCTTAagatgggagcagatacagcgagaacagcagaggccccagaattgagccctgtggaacaccacatgacaggggagcagtgcgtgactcagagcagccaaggctgacacaaaaggttctgtcaggttgataggacctaaaccactcaagggcACTGCCGCCAAtacccaccaagtgctgcaaacgagtcagcagaatactgtgatccactgtatcaaatgctgcagttaagtccaataaagcTAGACACACATGGTCTCCAGATTCATTTGCCacgaggatgtcattagaaacgcgtaacagggctgactccgtgctatgcatcgtcttgaaacctgactggaagacctccaagatgttatgttcacccaagaaaagtttcaactgcatgtgcaccactttttccagaattttggaaatgaaaggcagtttggaaatgggcttgaaacttgacagcacatcttgatcaagaccaggtttcttgatcaagggttggatcacagcatgtttaaactgttgaggaactacaccagaagagaggctgctgttgatgatatccaagaccgatgcgccaacactcgggagaacctcctgaaagaagtgcggggtaagagagtcgcaaggggagccagatggcttcgtctggtgaactacatcctccaaaagcgctaaggacacagtttcaaaagaatttagtacagctgaacatggaacatggacagaggagtCAGATGCaatatttgagaccggagtcctagctgaagagaccttatcaatgaaaaattgaagccgttgcacatctcgggtgaagttttaaatgtaaatcgttttaaatagtgcgcgttggttgtgacggttagcttgaataaggtccgacagatattctcttttggcctcttttactgtgagctgttGTGGTCaagggcggcccgctagtccagtggttagcacgtcggcttcacaatgcagaggtaccaggttcgattcctgctccggcctccctgtgtggagtttgcatgttctcccgggcctgcgtgggtttcctccggatgctttggtttcctcccacattccaaaaacatgcgtggcaggctgattgaacactctaaattgtccctaggtgtgagtgtgagcgtggatggttgttcgtctctgtgtgccctgtgattggctgggaaccgattcagggtgtcccccgtctactgcccggggtatatatatatatatatatatatatatatatatatatatatatatatatatatatatatatatatatatatatatatatatatatatatatatttaaaaaaatactcatctcaccccctcgggtggtgtccgtccctcattcagctcgggtcctctaccagaggccaggaagcttgagggttctgcgcagtattcttgctgttcccagcactgcacatttctggactgagatgtccgatgttgttcccgggatctgttgcaaccactcatctagtttgggggtcactgccccgagtgctccgaccaccacaggcacgactgtcacctttaccttccaggctctctccagctcctctctgagcccttggcatttctcgagtttctcatgttccttcttcctgatgtttccatcacttcggaccgctacatccactacagcggctttcctctgccctttatctatgatcacgatatctggttggttcgccattaccatcttgtcagtctggatctggaagtcccacaggatcttcgctctgtcattctccaccaccttcggaggtgtttcccattttgaccttggggtttccagtccatactccgcacagatgtttcggtagactatgccagccacctggttatggcgttccatgtaggctttccctgccagcatcttacaccctgcagttatgtgttggatcgtctcaggtgcctctttgcacaacctacaccttgggtcttgtctggtgtggtatatctgggcctcgatggctctggtgctcaaggcctgctcctgagcagccaggatgagtgcctctgtgctgtccttcaggccagccctctctagccactgataggacttcttgagatcagccacttcagttatggtgcgggggtacatcccgtgtaggggcttgtcctcccatgatggtccctcttccagcgcctcatcttctgttccccattgtctgagacattctctgagtacgtcatccgttggagccttctccttgatgtattcatggagcttggatgtttaatcctggacagtggctctcatactcactagtccccggcctccatcctttcggcttgcgtacagtctcaggttgctggatttgggatggaaccctccatgcatggttaggagctttcgggtcttaacatccgtggtctgaatctcttcctttggccaccttattattcctgcagggtatctgatcactggcagggcatagctgtttattgcccgggtcttattcttgccattgagctggcttcttaggacttgcctcactcgctggaggtatttggccgtagcccctttccttgttgc is a window from the Hippocampus zosterae strain Florida chromosome 3, ASM2543408v3, whole genome shotgun sequence genome containing:
- the LOC127597274 gene encoding cuticle collagen 1-like; the protein is MGRTSDLSPPLLTVKRQKRDGSGTDNSSKANLECLWTSPATMIILKVFTVALLVLGTSSFSAKVRQVRSHPPGPPGPPGGPPGPPGPDGPPGPPGETGPLGPQGHPGPHGPNGPPGPDGPPGPPGSDGKPGPKGSSGPPGHDGPPGPPGQNGSNGPTGPPGPEGQIGPHGPEGPAGQAGPPGPPSMPGPPGPPYYPP